In Ipomoea triloba cultivar NCNSP0323 chromosome 15, ASM357664v1, one genomic interval encodes:
- the LOC116006125 gene encoding SNF1-related protein kinase regulatory subunit beta-2, whose protein sequence is MGNVNGREEDGGGGNSPSRAEESGAAGGGGEAPDSAQMDGEFMGQSPPSSPRASRSPLMFRPQMPVVPLQRPDELHIPNPPWMQTASGYDDMYDEQRIPTVIIWGHGGKEVSVEGSWDDWKTRKPLQRSGKDFTIMKVLPSGVYQYRFIVDGQWRYSPDVAWITDEAGNYYNVLDLQEYVPEDIQSISGFEPPLSPDSSYSNLQLGAEDYAKEPPLVPPHLQLTLLNVPSSHSEIPPPFSRPQHVVLNHLYMQRGRSTPSVVALGSTHRFLSKYVTVVLYKSIER, encoded by the exons ATGGGGAATGTTAATGGGAGAGAAGAAGATGGCGGTGGTGGCAACAGCCCGTCCAGAGCTGAAGAGAGTGGCGCCGCCGGCGGTGGCGGTGAGGCGCCGGATAGTGCGCAGATGGATGGTGAGTTCATGGGTCAGTCTCCACCTTCCAGCCCTAGGGCTTCTCGTTCCCCTTTGATGTTCCGACCTCAG ATGCCAGTGGTTCCTCTACAAAGACCTGATGAGTTGCACATCCCAAACCCTCCATGGATGCAAACTGCATCTGGATATGATGACATGTATGATGAGCAAAGGATTCCTACAGTGATAATCTGGGGCCATGGTGGCAAGGAAGTTTCTGTGGAGGGGTCATGGGATGATTGGAAAACAag GAAGCCTTTGCAGAGGTCAGGAAAAGATTTCACCATTATGAAAGTGCTCCCTTCAGGAGTTTATCAGTATAGGTTTATAGTTGATGGACAATGGAGGTATTCCCCTGATGTGGCGTGGATCACTGATGAAGCTGGAAATTATTACAATGTCTTGGATTTGCAG GAGTATGTCCCGGAAGACATTCAGAGCATCTCTGGCTTTGAGCCGCCTCTATCCCCCGATTCAAGTTACAGCAACCTCCAACTTGGAGCCGAGGACTATGCCAAGGAGCCGCCTTTAGTACCTCCTCATCTTCAGTTAACCTTGCTTAATGTTCCATCGTCTCATTCAGAAATCCCACCTCCGTTCTCGAGGCCTCAGCACGTTGTGCTTAATCATCTCTACATGCAGAGGGGTAGAAGCACCCCGTCAGTGGTTGCACTCGGTTCCACTCATAGGTTCCTCTCCAAATACGTCACAGTGGTGCTGTACAAGTCCATAGAGAGATGA
- the LOC116006606 gene encoding oligopeptide transporter 3: MSGAGEKQNDGERCPVEEVALVVPETDDPTLPVLTFRAWFLGIISCIILIFLNTFFIYRTQPLSISAILMQISVLPIGKFMAATLPERKFTLFGRWSFTLNPGPFNIKEHVIITVMANCGVSPGGGDAYSIGAITIMKAYYKQAVSFLCGIIIVLTTQLIGYGWAGVLRRYLVDPVDMWWPSNLAQVSLFRALHETEVKSRGMTRMRFFLIVMGASFLYYTFPGYLFPILTFFSWVCWVWPRSITAQQIGSAYHGLGVGGFTLDWAGISAYHGSPLVSPWSSILNVAVGFVMFIYIIVPLCYWKYNTFDARKFPIFSNQLFTSTGHKYDTTKVLTPQFDLNVAAYESYSKLYLSPLFALSIGSGFARFTATLTHVALFNGSDIWKQTRSAAQNVKMDIHTKLMKTYKQVPEWWFLILLLGSTCLSLVMCFVWKETVQIPWWALLFAFALAFVVSLPIGVIQATTNQQPGYDIIAQFIIGYILPGKPIANLLFKIYGRISTIHTLSFLADLKLGHYMKIPPRCMYVAQLVGTLVSGVVNLAVCWWMLGSIENICDIEALHPDSPWTCPKFRVTFDASVIWGLIGPKRLFGPGGLYRNLVWLFLIGAVLPVPVWVLSKIFPEKKWIPLINIPVISYGFAGMPPATPTNIGSWIVTGLIFNYFVFKYRKGWWQKYNYVLSAALDAGTAFMAVLLFFALQNEHKDLKWWGSELDHCPLATCPTAPGIVVDGCPVFK; this comes from the exons ATGTCCGGCGCCGGCGAGAAGCAGAACGACGGGGAGAGATGTCCGGTGGAGGAGGTTGCTCTGGTGGTCCCGGAGACGGACGACCCCACACTCCCCGTCCTGACTTTCCGGGCGTGGTTTCTGGGCATAATCTCATGCATAATCTTGATCTTTCTCAACACCTTTTTCATATACAGGACTCAGCCGCTCTCCATCTCCGCCATCCTCATGCAGATTTCGGTGCTCCCCATCGGGAAATTCATGGCGGCGACGCTCCCGGAGAGGAAGTTCACGCTCTTTGGGCGGTGGAGCTTCACGCTCAATCCGGGCCCTTTCAACATCAAGGAGCACGTAATCATCACTGTCATGGCTAATTGCGGCGTTTCCCCTGGTGGAGGTGATGCTTACTCCATTGGAGCCATTACTATCATGAAAGCTTATTATAAGCAGGCTGTGAGCTTCCTTTGTGGCATTATTATTGTCTTAACCACTCag CTTATTGGGTATGGATGGGCTGGAGTGTTGAGGAGGTATCTTGTTGATCCAGTAGATATGTGGTGGCCTTCAAACCTTGCTCAAGTTTCTTTATTCAG AGCACTCCATGAAACAGAGGTTAAATCAAGAGGCATGACAAGGATGCGGTTTTTCCTTATAGTTATGGGAGCAAGTTTCCTTTACTATACATTTCCGGGTTACTTGTTTCCAATTTTGACCTTCTTCTCGTGGGTCTGCTGGGTGTGGCCTCGTAGTATTACAGCTCAGCAAATTGGCTCTGCTTACCATGGACTAGGTGTGGGTGGGTTCACACTCGATTGGGCTGGGATTTCAGCTTACCATGGAAGCCCTTTGGTGTCACCTTGGTCCTCGATTCTGAATGTTGCTGTTGGTTTTGTTATGTTCATATACATAATCGTCCCTCTGTGCTACTGGAAATACAACACTTTTGATGCCCGAAAGTTTCCTATTTTCTCAAATCAACTCTTCACATCTACCGGGCACAAATATGATACTACTAAAGTCTTGACCCCTCAATTTGATTTGAACGTTGCTGCTTATGAGAGTTACAGCAAGCTCTACCTTAGCCCTCTTTTCGCCCTATCTATTGGATCAGGATTTGCAAGGTTTACAGCAACTTTGACACATGTGGCACTGTTCAATGGCAG TGATATTTGGAAGCAAACCAGATCTGCTGCACAGAACGTCAAAATGGATATCCACACGAAATTAATGAAGACTTACAAACAAGTTCCCGAATGGTGGTTCTTGATTTTACTGCTAGGCAGCACTTGCCTTTCTCTTGTTATGTGCTTTGTTTGGAAAGAAACCGTTCAGATTCCGTGGTGGGCATTACTCTTTGCATTTGCTCTAGCTTTTGTTGTTTCTCTCCCTATTGGTGTTATTCAAGCAACAACTAACCAG CAACCGGGGTATGACATCATTGCACAGTTCATCATTGGGTATATCCTTCCGGGAAAACCTATTGCTAACTTGCTTTTCAAAATTTACGGGAGAATCAGCACTATTCACACTCTCTCGTTCTTAGCTGACCTTAAACTCGGGCACTATATGAAAATTCCTCCGCGCTGCATGTATGTAGCTCAG CTGGTGGGAACACTCGTATCTGGTGTAGTCAACCTTGCGGTGTGCTGGTGGATGCTAGGTAGCATCGAAAACATATGTGACATCGAGGCACTTCACCCCGACAGCCCATGGACGTGTCCCAAGTTCCGAGTCACTTTTGATGCCTCTGTCATCTGGGGACTAATCGGACCAAAACGGCTGTTTGGACCGGGAGGGTTGTATAGGAACCTGGTGTGGCTATTCCTAATTGGAGCCGTCTTGCCAGTGCCTGTTTGGGTACTCAGCAAAATCTTCCCCGAAAAGAAATGGATTCCTCTGATCAACATTCCCGTCATCTCTTACGGATTCGCAGGAATGCCGCCCGCAACTCCCACCAACATAGGTAGCTGGATTGTGACTGGACTCATATTCAACTACTTTGTGTTCAAGTACAGGAAAGGATGGTGGCAAAAGTACAATTACGTCCTCTCGGCTGCCCTGGATGCGGGTACTGCTTTCATGGCCGTGCTGCTGTTTTTCGCGTTACAGAACGAGCATAAAGACTTGAAATGGTGGGGATCGGAGCTCGACCACTGTCCTCTCGCAACTTGCCCAACAGCTCCTGGGATTGTGGTTGATGGTTGCCCAGTTTTCAAGTAG